One Pyrus communis chromosome 4, drPyrComm1.1, whole genome shotgun sequence genomic region harbors:
- the LOC137731617 gene encoding uncharacterized protein isoform X1, which translates to MSGNSRGRVTITLGRGGQVVKRSVSGSSLTDSIPVAGTKRSVRDRLGSNVDGSLSHGSLHNNKRQRGDNGRSSLNFNGYDDAHIGKGDLRFKLMQKNAFRRAQSDDGQRHGDLREKLSKAVQRPVTVHDSRQHLPEIKETSFIRRIPSSRADDLPHVDSLRNSYSPWTLDHLRRRSPDRVVVTSRGLSSPRNPKELERRPLSRAFDDVRLDPYMRKDVPGATRPASSAPFMSSSPLPHVSAKPVAPPPPHLSQIPPLSSIVQKSSYAGDEQQTVDGLLHTLGLGKYAIIFKAEEIDMTALKQMGENDLKELGIPMGPRKKLLLALLPRSKRPPATNVH; encoded by the exons atgtcaGGGAATTCGAGGGGTCGAGTCACCATCACGCTTGGGCGCGGTGGCCAG GTAGTGAAGAGGTCTGTTTCGGGGTCTTCATTAACTGATTCCATACCCGTGGCTGGGACCAAGCGGTCTGTTAGAGATAGGTTAGGAAGTAATGTAGACGGTTCTTTGTCGCATGGAAGCTTACACAACAATAAACG CCAGCGAGGAGACAATGGTAGGTCAAGTTTGAATTTCAATGGTTACGATG ATGCACACATTGGTAAAGGTGATCTTCGATTTAAACTCATGCAAAAAAATGCATTTAGACGAGCTCAGAGTGATGACGGTCAGAGGCATGGGGACCTTCGTGAGAAGCTTTCAAAGGCAGTTCAGCGCCCTGTCACTGTCCATGACTCACGTCAGCACCTTCCTGAAATAAAAGAGACTAGCTTTATACGTCGAATTCCTTCTTCAAGGGCAGATGATTTGCCTCATGTGGACTCGTTAAGAAACTCTTATTCCCCTTGGACTCTGGACCATTTAAGACGAAGATCCCCAGATAGAGTTGTAGTCACTTCTAGGGGTCTCTCCTCTCCGAGGAATCCCAAAGAATTGGAGAGAAGGCCACTAAGCAGGGCATTTGATGATGTCAGATTGGATCCATATATGAGGAAAGATGTTCCCGGTGCTACAAGGCCTGCAAGTAGTGCTCCTTTCATGTCCAGTTCTCCATTGCCTCATGTGTCTGCGAAACCTGTGgccccacccccaccccactTGAGTCAAATTCCTCCACTGAGCAGCATTGTACAGAAAAGTTCATATGCG GGTGATGAACAGCAGACTGTAGATGGCTTGCTACATACGCTGGGATTGGGAAAATATGCCATTATTTTTAAGGCTGAGGAA ATTGATATGACCGCATTGAAGCAGATGGGAGAAAATGATCTCAAAGAGCTGGGAATACCTATG GGACCTAGGAAGAAGCTTCTTCTTGCTCTCCTGCCTCGTTCCAAGCGGCCTCCAGCGACAAATGTACATTGA
- the LOC137731617 gene encoding uncharacterized protein isoform X2 gives MSGNSRGRVTITLGRGGQVVKRSVSGSSLTDSIPVAGTKRSVRDRLGSNVDGSLSHGSLHNNKRQRGDNDAHIGKGDLRFKLMQKNAFRRAQSDDGQRHGDLREKLSKAVQRPVTVHDSRQHLPEIKETSFIRRIPSSRADDLPHVDSLRNSYSPWTLDHLRRRSPDRVVVTSRGLSSPRNPKELERRPLSRAFDDVRLDPYMRKDVPGATRPASSAPFMSSSPLPHVSAKPVAPPPPHLSQIPPLSSIVQKSSYAGDEQQTVDGLLHTLGLGKYAIIFKAEEIDMTALKQMGENDLKELGIPMGPRKKLLLALLPRSKRPPATNVH, from the exons atgtcaGGGAATTCGAGGGGTCGAGTCACCATCACGCTTGGGCGCGGTGGCCAG GTAGTGAAGAGGTCTGTTTCGGGGTCTTCATTAACTGATTCCATACCCGTGGCTGGGACCAAGCGGTCTGTTAGAGATAGGTTAGGAAGTAATGTAGACGGTTCTTTGTCGCATGGAAGCTTACACAACAATAAACG CCAGCGAGGAGACAATG ATGCACACATTGGTAAAGGTGATCTTCGATTTAAACTCATGCAAAAAAATGCATTTAGACGAGCTCAGAGTGATGACGGTCAGAGGCATGGGGACCTTCGTGAGAAGCTTTCAAAGGCAGTTCAGCGCCCTGTCACTGTCCATGACTCACGTCAGCACCTTCCTGAAATAAAAGAGACTAGCTTTATACGTCGAATTCCTTCTTCAAGGGCAGATGATTTGCCTCATGTGGACTCGTTAAGAAACTCTTATTCCCCTTGGACTCTGGACCATTTAAGACGAAGATCCCCAGATAGAGTTGTAGTCACTTCTAGGGGTCTCTCCTCTCCGAGGAATCCCAAAGAATTGGAGAGAAGGCCACTAAGCAGGGCATTTGATGATGTCAGATTGGATCCATATATGAGGAAAGATGTTCCCGGTGCTACAAGGCCTGCAAGTAGTGCTCCTTTCATGTCCAGTTCTCCATTGCCTCATGTGTCTGCGAAACCTGTGgccccacccccaccccactTGAGTCAAATTCCTCCACTGAGCAGCATTGTACAGAAAAGTTCATATGCG GGTGATGAACAGCAGACTGTAGATGGCTTGCTACATACGCTGGGATTGGGAAAATATGCCATTATTTTTAAGGCTGAGGAA ATTGATATGACCGCATTGAAGCAGATGGGAGAAAATGATCTCAAAGAGCTGGGAATACCTATG GGACCTAGGAAGAAGCTTCTTCTTGCTCTCCTGCCTCGTTCCAAGCGGCCTCCAGCGACAAATGTACATTGA
- the LOC137730739 gene encoding zinc finger protein 5-like: MQSETNTVGACAEKKLRLFGFELNPRRNEETSMKGGRSAAEGGGDESVNSSNSVSHPIKLERYRENEKSSTSDPDDKKFECQYCFKEFANSQALGGHQNAHKKERMKKKRLQLQARKARINYYLQPFQTFHHHGSTVAPSWFYDPSSYLNPDHPFTLHEESQISFNSFDQSYGSSSGSHSQVSNWYSVPPQQQFPSSQTGEQDHVINLNKFTLTQTDRSGESRPIVFKPSPLSASTHQSCKPLDLQLELGVPSKIRRSSRSEA, encoded by the coding sequence ATGCAATCGGAAACCAATACCGTAGGAGCTTGTGCCGAGAAGAAGCTCAGGCTTTTCGGATTTGAGCTGAATCCACGTAGGAATGAAGAAACCTCCATGAAAGGAGGACGGTCAGCAGCAGAAGGTGGTGGGGATGAAAGTGTAAATTCATCAAACTCTGTCTCACATCCGATAAAATTGGAACGATACAGAGAGAATGAGAAAAGCTCGACTAGTGATCCAGATGACAAGAAATTCGAGTGCCAATATTGCTTCAAGGAGTTTGCAAATTCGCAAGCACTGGGTGGGCATCAAAATGCACACAAAAAGgagagaatgaagaaaaaaaggctCCAGCTTCAAGCCAGAAAAGCCAGAATCAACTATTACCTCCAGCCTTTCCAAACTTTCCACCACCATGGCTCTACGGTGGCTCCATCGTGGTTCTACGACCCCTCATCGTATCTCAATCCTGACCATCCATTCACCCTCCACGAAGAATCCCAGATCAGCTTCAACTCGTTCGATCAAAGTTATGGGTCCTCGAGCGGGTCCCACTCTCAGGTTTCCAATTGGTATTCAGTGCCACCTCAGCAGCAGTTTCCTTCTTCCCAAACGGGAGAACAAGATCATGTTATAAACCTTAATAAGTTTACGTTAACGCAAACAGACAGGTCGGGAGAAAGCAGGCCTATCGTCTTCAAGCCTTCTCCTTTATCTGCTTCAACTCATCAGAGCTGTAAACCGTTGGATCTTCAGTTAGAGCTCGGTGTGCCGTCGAAAATTCGGAGATCTTCTAGGAGTGAGGCTTAG
- the LOC137731089 gene encoding chaperone protein dnaJ 16-like: protein MPGSRSKSEKQEAEKQLRRDAYEVLGVSRNSTDQEIKSAYRKLALKYHPDKNANDPKAADMFKEVTFSYNILSDPDKRRQYDTAGFQAVETESHDLELDLSSLGAVNTMFAALFSKLGVPIKTTVSATVLEEALNGMVTILPLPLGQSITKKVEKQCAHFYSVTITEAEAKAGFVCQVQSSDKSKFKLLYFDQEETGGLSLCLQEDSAKTGKVTSAGMYFLGFPVYRLDPTSNSMASAKDPDAAFFKKLDGFQPCELTELKAGTHVFSVYGDNFFKSASYTIEVLSCGPFAEEKESLRAVEAQILSKRVELSKFETEYKEVLAQFTEMTSRYTQEMQEIDELLKQRNKIHASYTIAPPMKRSSSRSRNKGQPKEVKEDGQVRDKKPSFRDRSKKKKWFNLRLKVDKRKPC from the exons ATGCCGGGCAGCCGATCGAAATCGGAGAAGCAGGAAGCTGAGAAGCAGCTCCGGCGAGACGCTTATGAGGTCCTCGGCGTCAGTAGGAACTCCACCGACCAGGAAATCAAAAGTGCTTACCGGAAACTGGCTCTCAA GTACCATCCTGACAAAAATGCTAATGACCCTAAAGCAGCTGATATGTTCAAGGAGGTTACGTTTTCTTATAATATATTGTCTGATCCAGACAAACGACGTCAGTATGACACAGCCGGCTTTCAG GCTGTTGAAACAGAAAGCCACGACTTGGAGCTAGATCTTTCAAGTTTGGGTGCTGTAAATACCATGTTTGCTGCCCTTTTCAG TAAACTTGGAGTGCCGATAAAGACCACCGTATCAGCTACTGTCTTGGAGGAGGCACTAAATGGGATGGTCACTATCCTTCCACTTCCATTGGGGCAGTCTATAACGAAAAAG GTTGAAAAGCAATGTGCTCACTTCTATTCTGTTACAATAACGGAAGCGGAAGCAAAAGCTGGATTTGTGTGCCAAGTGCAATCTTCTGACAAAAGCAAGTTCAAG CTATTGTATTTTGATCAGGAGGAGACTGGTGGATTGAGCCTTTGCCTACAG GAGGACAGTGCAAAAACTGGAAAGGTTACGTCTGCTGGGATGTATTTTCTTGGTTTCCCTGTATATCGTTTGGACCCAACATCGAACTCG ATGGCTAGTGCAAAGGATCCTGATGCTGCATTCTTTAAAAAGCTGGATGGGTTTCAGCCATGTGAATTAACCGAACTGAAAGCAGGCACCCATGTGTTTTCTGTTTATG GTgacaattttttcaaaagtgcAAGCTACACGATAGAAGTTCTTTCTTGTGGACCTTTTgcagaagaaaaggaaagtttAAGGGCGGTGGAAGCTCAAATACTATCAAAAAGAGTGGAGTTATCAAAATTTGAAACCGAGTACAAAGAG GTTCTGGCACAATTCACGGAGATGACCTCCAGATACACACAAGAAATGCAAGAG ATTGACGAGCTTCTCAAGCAGAGGAATAAAATTCATGCCTCGTATACTATTGCTCCTCCAATGAAGCGTAGTTCAAGTAGGAGTAGAAATAAGGGTCAGCCTAAGGAGGTCAAAGAAGATGGTCAAGTGAGAGATAAGAAACCTTCGTTTAGAGATAGATCTAAGAAGAAAAAATGGTTCAACCTTCGCTTAAAGGTTGACAAAAGAAAACCTTGCTGA
- the LOC137731090 gene encoding peroxidase 6-like, with the protein MAFCSHSPLITLLTLVLLFPAAIASRAQLTENYYDKTCPKFNEIVHRIVTEKQIATPTTAAAVLRLFFHDCVLEGCDASLLIASNSFNKAERDADINVAIPGDGFDVVTRIKTALELQCPGVVSCADILSAAARNLVNMVGGPHYTLRFGRKDGLISRADRVEGHYARTNMTISEIINLFSSMNLSVQDLVALSGAHTIGFSHCNEFAKRLFNFSTTAETDPALNRNYAEGLRKLCANYTTNPGMSAFNDVMTPGKFDNLYFQNLQRGLGLLATDNALVTDPRTKPFVDLYAADQAKFFEDFGQAIQRVSLMKVKTGKHGEVRRRCDAFNNLQQPQTLNNKPQDLNNKPQASNNNPQDSNKQPQDSNNKPQDLNKKKKISSA; encoded by the coding sequence ATGGCATTCTGTTCCCATTCCCCCTTGATCACCCTTCTAACCCTAGTTTTACTCTTTCCCGCCGCGATAGCATCCCGTGCCCAGCTCACCGAAAACTACTACGATAAAACATGCCCAAAATTCAACGAAATCGTCCACCGCATCGTCACCGAAAAGCAAATAGCCACCCCCACCACCGCCGCTGCCGTCCTTCGCCTCTTCTTCCACGACTGCGTCCTCGAAGGTTGCGACGCCTCCCTCCTCATCGCTTCCAACTCCTTCAACAAGGCGGAGAGGGACGCCGACATCAACGTCGCCATCCCCGGAGATGGCTTCGACGTCGTCACCCGCATCAAGACCGCCCTCGAGCTCCAGTGCCCCGGGGTCGTCTCCTGCGCCGACATCCTCTCCGCCGCCGCACGCAACCTTGTCAACATGGTCGGTGGACCCCACTACACCCTCCGTTTCGGCCGCAAAGACGGTCTAATCTCCCGGGCCGATCGTGTGGAGGGCCACTACGCCAGGACCAACATGACCATCTCCGAGATCATCAACCTCTTCTCCTCCATGAATCTCTCCGTCCAGGACCTCGTCGCCCTAAGCGGGGCCCACACTATCGGTTTCTCCCACTGCAACGAGTTCGCCAAACGCCTCTTCAATTTCAGCACGACAGCGGAGACCGATCCCGCCCTCAATCGCAACTACGCGGAGGGTCTGAGGAAGCTCTGCGCCAATTACACTACCAACCCCGGGATGTCGGCGTTCAACGACGTCATGACCCCGGGGAAGTTCGACAACTTGTATTTCCAAAACTTGCAAAGGGGTCTAGGGTTACTGGCGACGGATAACGCCCTTGTGACGGATCCGCGGACGAAGCCGTTTGTGGATCTCTACGCCGCCGACCAGGCAAAGTTTTTCGAGGATTTCGGCCAGGCCATACAGAGGGTCAGCTTGATGAAAGTGAAGACAGGGAAGCATGGGGAGGTCCGACGCCGATGCGACGCCTTCAACAACCTTCAACAACCTCAAACCTTGAACAACAAACCTCAAGACTTGAACAACAAACCCCAAGCCTCGAACAACAATCCCCAAGATTCGAACAAGCAGCCTCAAGACTCGAACAACAAACCTCAAGActtgaacaagaagaaaaaaatatcctCAGCTTAA